From the Primulina tabacum isolate GXHZ01 chromosome 3, ASM2559414v2, whole genome shotgun sequence genome, one window contains:
- the LOC142538653 gene encoding uncharacterized protein LOC142538653, which translates to MAPTRRTANQNNTNVQGENNTRISGADGPPPNGTQPTIHLTTEELQKIITDAVKMATAKKATSHHASHPEQQHEQPRREERREEEGESSAGSKSPTVAEELEELRKKVKMLEGHVGSKGNAPVAKGCPFSDIIVREPLPGHFKSAKIKDYDGSSYPEEHLARFENMAMLHCYGDQIKCKVFLTTLIDSAQRWFEGLAPQSILSFEDFQKVFLHQFSSSKKYKRTAFSLFEVKQRPEETLRAYIKRFNRVALDVPACAPETKTTAFTQGLLEGDFFRSLTKKLPGDFEDLLSRAEKYINMEEAQHQKREALKRARGDRAVRPEERNNKRNGTAHLSHVPLRTARGMEVQECSSDVAPLPSITPQPVRSEKVRYCTLHKECSHNTNECRSLRKGFRKHAEPESRPTREEPRSPPWVSRRPGPNVLRRSAISSGSRRTEGNSREEKSRKVEREDLPPIRGVIKMISGGSTDGDSNRARKARGRRARVANYDVLRVFVDNGSSVNVLFKEALVQIDLHEYPLEVVATALFGFAGHAVYPEGEITLPLTLGSGDLRKIVMTVFTIVDAPSSYNVILGRPSMNEMRAVASTYHQKIKFLIRGQVGEVKGDQPSSRKCYGETIRVDQKRARREDRGKKMAQGAKEVEGNEVNFVAEDEQEELVGISPKVAEHKLNIIPGSRPIKQKKRHFGPEKDKIIEGQVKEMLGAGHIREVQFPTWLSNVVLVPKATGKWRMCVDFRDLNKACPKDCYPLPRIDQLVDSTSGFELLSFMDAYQGYHQIPLAREDQDKASFITSGGTFCYVVMPFGLKNAGATYQRLMNQVFQKQIGRNIEVYVDDILIKTREMSCFIDDLTETFATLEKYEIKLNRAKCVFGVKSGKFLGFMVIDRGIEVNPEKIKAVIDMPSPQSTRDVQKLTGRIAALSRFISRSAHRSYPFFQVLRKAQKFGWNKGCEQAFQDLKKHLSELPVLVKPKPGEKLWIYLSATEHAVSSVLIKKEGLDQRPIYYVSHALRGAELKYSEMEKIALALVVTARKLRPYFLSHPIVVLTNSPLGRI; encoded by the exons atggctcctacCAGAAGAACAGCAAATCAAAACAACACTAATGTTCAAGGAGAAAACAACACTCGTATCTCTGGTGCTGATGGTCCTCCCCCTAATGGTACTCAGCCTACCATTCATTTAACCACCGAGGAGTTACAGAAGATTATAACTGATGCTGTTAAAATGGCCACGGCAAAGAAGGCCACTTCTCACCATGCCAGTCATCCCGAGCAACAACATGAACAGCCGCGAAGGGAAGAAAGAAGGGAAGAGGAGGGGGAATCGAGCGCGGGTTCTAAGTCTCCCACTGTTGCGGAAGAATTGGAAGAATTAAGGAAAAAAGTGAAAATGTTAGAAGGGCATGTTGGTTCTAAGGGCAACGCTCCGGTTGCAAAAGGTTGCCCATTTTCTGACATCATTGTTCGGGAACCATTACCCGGGCATTTCAAGTCGGCTAAAATCAAGGACTACGATGGGAGTTCTTACCCCGAAGAGCATCTCGCTCGTTTTGAAAACATGGCTATGTTGCATTGTTATGGGGACCAAATTAAATGTAAAGTATTTTTAACCACTCTGATTGACTCGGCTCAAAGGTGGTTTGAGGGTTTAGCTCCTCAAAGTATTCTTTCTTTTGAAGATTTTCAGAAGGTGTTCTTACATCAGTTCAGCAGTAGTAAGAAATATAAAAGAACCGCCTTTAGCCTATTCGAGGTAAAGCAGCGCCCGGAGGAAACTCTAAGGGCTTATATCAAAAGATTCAACCGAGTAGCCTTAGACGTGCCTGCTTGCGCTCCCGAAACGAAAACTACTGCCTTCACGCAAGGATTGCTAGAAGGGGATTTCTTCCGCTCCCTCACCAAAAAACTACCCGGAGATTTCGAAGATCTTTTATCCCGGGCAGAAAAGTACATCAATATGGAAGAAGCCCAGCACCAGAAGAGAGAAGCATTGAAGAGAGCAAGGGGAGACCGGGCTGTCAGACCTGAGGAGAGAAATAACAAGAGGAATGGTACCGCGCATCTTTCTCATGTTCCCTTGAGAACTGCCCGGGGTATGGAAGTTCAAGAATGCAGTTCGGATGTGGCCCCACTTCCTAGTATCACACCCCAACCGGTCCGCTCAGAGAAGGTCAGATATTGCACTCTACATAAAGAATGCTCCCACAACACGAATGAATGCCGATCCCTAAGGAAGGGATTTAGGAAGCATGCTGAGCCGGAATCTCGCCCTACTCGGGAGGAGCCCAGGTCGCCGCCTTGGGTATCGCGGCGACCTGGACCGAATGTTCTTAGGAGATCGGCTATCTCCAGTGGAAGCAGGAGAACAGAAGGGAACTCTCGAGAAGAAAAAAGCAGAAAAGTGGAACGAGAAGACCTTCCCCCTATCCGAGGAGTGATCAAAATGATTTCGGGAGGATCTACTGATGGTGACTCAAACCGAGCCAGGAAAGCTAGGGGTAGAAGA GCCCGGGTCGCtaattatgatgtgttgagAGTTTTTGTGGATAATGGGAGTTCTGTTAATGTTCTTTTCAAGGAAGCCCTAGTCCAGATAGATTTACATGAGTATCCGCTGGAAGTAGTTGCGACGGCTCTGTTCGGCTTTGCCGGTCATGCTGTATATCCTGAAGGGGAAATCACTTTACCCCTAACACTTGGAAGTGGAGATTTGAGGAAGATAGTTATGACAGTTTTCACCATAGTAGATGCCCCATCTTCGTATAACGTAATCCTTGGAAGGCCATCTATGAACGAGATGAGAGCTGTAGCCTCCACTTATCACCAGAAGATCAAGTTCCTGATACGAGGGCAGGTGGGAGAGGTTAAAGGAGACCAACCCTCATCCCGGAAATGCTATGGTGAAACAATCCGAGTAGACCAGAAAAGGGCAAGAAGGGAGGACAGGGGAAAGAAAATGGCCCAGGGAGCAAAGGAGGTAGAGGGAAATGAAGTAAATTTTGTGGCAGAGGACGAGCAAGAG GAACTTGTGGGAATATCACCCAAAGTAGCCGAGCACAAACTAAACATCATCCCCGGATCTCGACCTATAAAACAGAAGAAGAGGCACTTCGGGCCCGAAAAAGACAAAATCATAGAAGGGCAGGTGAAGGAAATGTTGGGAGCCGGCCACATCAGGGAAGTCCAATTTCCCACATGGCTCTCTAATGTGGTCCTTGTCCCTAAAGCCACAGGgaagtggaggatgtgtgtAGATTTCCGGGATCTGAACAAAGCTTGCCCGAAGGATTGTTATCCGCTTCCTCGAATCGATCAGTTGGTAGATTCAACTTCCGGCTTTGAGTTACTAAGTTTCATGGATGCATATCAGGGTTATCACCAAATCCCCTTGGCCCGAGAAGATCAAGATAAGGCCAGTTTCATCACTTCTGGGGGTACCTTTTGCTATGTGGTCATGCCGTTTGGATTGAAAAATGCCGGGGCCACATACCAACGCCTCATGAATCAAGTCTTCCAAAAGCAGATAGGCAGGAATATTGaggtatatgtggatgatatcttgattaagACTCGAGAAATGTCTTGTTTTATTGATGACTTGACAGAGACTTTTGCCACATTGGAAAAGTATGAGATTAAGCTCAACCGGGCCAAATGTGTGTTCGGGGTCAAGAGTGGAAAGTTTCTGGGTTTCATGGTTATAGACAGAGGAATTGAAGTCAACCCAGAAAAGATAAAAGCTGTGATTGACATGCCCTCCCCTCAATCTACTCGGGATGTACAGAAAttgaccgggaggattgctgcTTTGTCCCGATTCATCTCTCGATCtgctcaccggagttatccctTTTTCCAAGTTCTCAGAAAGGCCCAGAAGTTTGGTTGGAATAAAGGGTGCGAGCAAGCTTTCCAAGACTTGAAAAAACACTTATCCGAGTTACCTGTTTTGGTAAAGCCGAAGCCAGGGGAAAAGTTGTGGATTTATTTGTCTGCTACTGAACATGCTGTCAGTTCTGTTCTCATCAAGAAAGAAGGGTTAGATCAGAGGCCCATATATTATGTTAGTCACGCCCTCCGAGGAGCAGAGTTGAAATATAGTGAAATGGAAAAAATAGCTCTAGCCTTGGTAGTGACTGCCCGAAAATTAAGGCCATACTTTTTGTCTCATCCGATAGTGGTCCTCACCAATTCCCCACTCGGAAGAATATGA